The genomic interval GTCGCGTTCAAACAGCACTGTGCCGGCCGAGCTGCCCGGACCGTAAAGCACGGACTGCGGGCCTTTGATGACGGTAATGCGGTCATAGGATTCGGGGAAGATGTAGGCCGTGGGCGGGTCCATGCGCATGCCGCAGCCGCCCATGATCTGTTCGCCGTCGAGCAGGATGTTGAGACGAGACGCCGCCATGCCGCGGAATACCGGGTCGCCGTCGGTGCCGCCCTTGCGGATCACGGCGAAGCCGGGAATGCTTTTGAGGATGTCCGCCCCGTCGTGCGCCGGCACGGGCTGGCGCGGCGCCTTGGGGTCGGTGACGACTACCAGCGGCTGTTCCATCATCGGCGCGGTGACCACTACCTCGCCCAACTGCGTCGCCTTGTTGTCGTCCGCCGCAACCGCCAGGTTGCACGCCAGCAGGCCGGTAACCGGCCCCCACCACAGGTGCTTCAACATTATTCTTCCCTTTAGCACTAACACAAAGCACGTATGCTAATAGCGGCGGGCGAAAGGAAGAATGCGACACGTTGTCGCAGGGGTGCCTCTACTGCGGCAAGGTGACGAACCCGAGTTTGCTGATGCCGGCCCGGTTGATCGCGGCCATGACCTGCGCCACGCGGCCGTATTTGACGTTTTCGTCGGCGTGCAGCTGGACATTGATGTCGGGCGTCGCGGCGCGCAGATTTTTCAGCTCGGTTTCGAGAATATCGAAATGAATGGGGCGCTGGTCGATGTAGACCGTGCCCTGCGCATTGATGGCGAGCTGAATCGTCTGGGTCTGCTTGAGCGGCGCGACGGCCGCCGTCTTGGGCAGGTCAACCTTGACAGCCTGCATCAGCAGCGGCGCGGTGACGATGAACACGATCAGCAGTACCAGCATCACGTCCACCAAGGGAGTGACGTTGATATCCGCCATGGCGGATTGTTGCGAGGAAGTGTGCAGGGCCATGGGAGGCGTCCTATTTCAGCGTGAAGCCGGATTTGAGGGCAAGATGCAGGAAATCGTTGGCGAAGGCTTCCAGTTCCGCCACCTGCAGGCGCACCTGGCGCAGGCCGTAGTTGTAGGCCAGCACGGCGGGGATGGCGGTGGCGATGCCGATGGCGGTGGCGATCAGGGCTTCGCCGATCGGCCCGGCCACCACGTCGAGACCGGCCGAGCCGGTGCGGCTGATGTCCTGGAGGGCGTGCATGATGCCCCACACCGTGCCGAACAGGCCGACAAAAGGTGCGGTGGAACCGACGCTCGCCAGCACCATCAGGCCGCTTTCCAGGGCGTGCTGCTCTTTTTCGACCTGGGCGCGCAGGCGGCGCTCCAGCACAGTCTGCTTGTCGCCGCTGTTTTGCAGGCTGTGTTCGCCCCCCTTCTGCATTTCCTGCAGGGCTTCGAATCCGTTGTTGCACAGCCGTGCAAGCGGCCCCTCCGCCTGAGCCGCCGCAGCCTCGGCCTGCGACAATCCGTGGGCATTCCAGAATGCCTTGCTGAACGCCCGGTTCTGGCGCGTTTGCTGCCATTGCAGCCAGCCCTTCATCACGATCAGCGTCCACGATGCCACGGAGAACGCTATCAATAGCCACAATGTCGCGGCCACGATGGTCGAAGTCGAATGTCCAAACATGAATTACCCTTCCTAATTTTCCAATTTGAATGTAATCGGCACTTCAACCCACGCGGTCAACAGCTGACTGCCCCTGCGCGCGGGTATGAAGCGCCATTTCCTGACCGCTTCGAGGGCTGCCTGGTCGAGCGAATCCGAGCCGCTGCCGGCCTTCAGCTCGACCCGGCTGCACGAGCCGTCGGTTTGCACCTCCGCGCGCACCAGCACGCGGCCCTCGATGCCGCGCCGGCGCGCCGCCATGGGATAGGTCGGCGGCGGGTTGTTGAGATAGGCGGCGTGAAAACGCGGCGCTTCCAGCACCGGTTCCGGGGCGCTCCTGGCCGGGGCCTCCGGAGCCGGCACCGTGGGCGCGACCGGTGCCGCAACGGCAACCTGCTCCAGCGCCGGTTCGGCCTGTTGCGGGAGCGGCGGGCGCGGCGCGGGGTCGGCCTGTTGCGGGAGCGGCGGGCGCGGCGCGGGGTCGGCCTGGCGAAGCTTCGGCCTGGGTTCCGGTCTGGGCGGTTCGGGCGTATGCGGCACGATCTTGGGCTGCGGCGGCGGAGGCGGCGCCAGCAGCGCCACCTCGATTACCGGCAACGGCCTGGGCGGCTGGATATCGGCGCGCAAATGGCTCAGTCCATACCAGGCGCCGGCGTGGGCGAGCAGCACCAAGCCGAGGACCGGCAGCCATTTGTTCGTGTTCCGGTTTCCCATGGTCGTCAGATAATCCTAGGAGCCTGTCGGACTTAAAGTAAATCGGCTGCAAATCCGCCTGGCCGGTCCATATTCCGCTGCTTTTTTGGGCAATAGAATGACTATTGCCCAAAAAAGCAGCAAAATCTGTCCTCGCCCAGCCGAATTTTCGCTTCGATTCTTCAAGTCCGACAGGCTCCTAGCGAACAACCTCGCGTTTTATCCAGTTAACCGTTTCCGCTTCGTCCAGCTTGCCGCTTACCACGCGCGCTTGGTGGGTGGCGCCGTAAAAATAGGTGTGCGGCAATTCTCCACGCCATCTGCGGTCGATTTCGAAATGCAGGCGCTCCACGAAACTGTCCGCGAATACCCAGGATTGCGCCTGACCCAGCCCGTATTTATCCAGCACCGCGGCAATCGCCGCGCTTTCCTCCACCGTGTCGGTGGAGACCAGTACCAGCGGCAGCTGGGGGTATTCCTCAAGCAGTTTGCCCAGCTGTTCCAGGTTGGCCTTGCAATAGATGCAGCTGAGCGACCAGAAAGCGAGAATGAAAGGCTTGCCGGCATGGGCCGACGCCACCTCCTTCATGCTCCCCGGAACGAACGGTCTGGGCGCCGGGGAGGCGGCTTGGGCGCTGTAGGCCCAGATCCAGATCAGGATGAAACCCAGGGTTCGACGCATGTTCATGGCCTTATCTCCAGCAGTTGCAGGCCGTCTTTTTCCGTTTGCCAGGACAGGAAAGCCTTGTCCTGCTGGCCGATCAGCAAGGGATGGTCGCTGGCGCCCGCAGACGCGGCGAGGCGGCGAGCGCCTGACCACGTGGCGCCGCCGTCGACGGAGTGCATTTCCTGAACCAGGGATTCCTTGCCGTCGAACTCTTTCCACACCACGAAAACCCGACGCCCCTGGCTCAATACGTCGGGGTGAGCGGCCTGAGCGTCTTCGTTGCCGAACGGGATGGGCGCGGAAAAGGTCCTGCCAGCGTCTTTCGTCGATCCGTAGAACAGCCCGTGGCGCTCCGGCCCGTTGTTAAACCAGACCATATGGTAGATTCCGTCCGCGCCAATGGAGAGGGCGCCGCCGTGATGGGGGCAGCCGCTCACTTCCCAGTCATCGTGGGTTGCGCGCACCACCGTGGCGGGTCCGTCGAGCCGGGCGAGTGCGAAATCGCGCGTGTTCCGGCCGAAAATGTGGCGCCAGAAAACCACGGGCTTTCCTTCAGGGTCCATTGCCAGCGCCACCCGGCAGCACTCGCAGGAATGGTCGGCCAGTTTGACGTTGG from Sulfurimicrobium lacus carries:
- a CDS encoding ExbD/TolR family protein, which encodes MALHTSSQQSAMADINVTPLVDVMLVLLIVFIVTAPLLMQAVKVDLPKTAAVAPLKQTQTIQLAINAQGTVYIDQRPIHFDILETELKNLRAATPDINVQLHADENVKYGRVAQVMAAINRAGISKLGFVTLPQ
- a CDS encoding TlpA disulfide reductase family protein, translating into MNMRRTLGFILIWIWAYSAQAASPAPRPFVPGSMKEVASAHAGKPFILAFWSLSCIYCKANLEQLGKLLEEYPQLPLVLVSTDTVEESAAIAAVLDKYGLGQAQSWVFADSFVERLHFEIDRRWRGELPHTYFYGATHQARVVSGKLDEAETVNWIKREVVR
- a CDS encoding MotA/TolQ/ExbB proton channel family protein; protein product: MFGHSTSTIVAATLWLLIAFSVASWTLIVMKGWLQWQQTRQNRAFSKAFWNAHGLSQAEAAAAQAEGPLARLCNNGFEALQEMQKGGEHSLQNSGDKQTVLERRLRAQVEKEQHALESGLMVLASVGSTAPFVGLFGTVWGIMHALQDISRTGSAGLDVVAGPIGEALIATAIGIATAIPAVLAYNYGLRQVRLQVAELEAFANDFLHLALKSGFTLK
- a CDS encoding energy transducer TonB yields the protein MGNRNTNKWLPVLGLVLLAHAGAWYGLSHLRADIQPPRPLPVIEVALLAPPPPPQPKIVPHTPEPPRPEPRPKLRQADPAPRPPLPQQADPAPRPPLPQQAEPALEQVAVAAPVAPTVPAPEAPARSAPEPVLEAPRFHAAYLNNPPPTYPMAARRRGIEGRVLVRAEVQTDGSCSRVELKAGSGSDSLDQAALEAVRKWRFIPARRGSQLLTAWVEVPITFKLEN